tcgtaAAGTGATAACTCCAATAGGAAATTCAAGCAGATAAATTCTACCATATCAAATTGTATCCATCCTATTTCTAAAACTATCTGATAGATTCTATCAAagtatataattaataactcTGTAGAGCTTATCGTTAAGCCTGCTCTCCGTGACTGAAATTCTCTTGTAACAATGATAAGCTATAAATTTTGGCCAAAATAAACGtcaaaaatttgtagaaaatatctACAACTTAATTAGGGTATATACAGTTAGCAAAACATCGATATTACGCAATGTTTAAGCTAGATAGGCACTGAttattgtacaaaaatatttttcaattgaaatggTTATCGTATGATCTAATCTTTCTTAAccgtaatttcaaaaaataaatacctaAAGCTCTTCGAAAAATGCGACTCGAGCTTTGGTAGATCCAGACTTCACTTTTTTCAGCGTactgtatttattttcaccaagTCGCACCTGTTCCTCGTGTAGCTGGTCCAGCTCACACTGCTTTTCACCAACCTTCATTACCTCAATTTCAGATCGTAATTCACGTAATTGTTCTTGAAGATGCTTGCTTTTCTCCCAATAATCCACCCgttctttttctatttcaagGGACAATTGATCGACATCTCCATCGGCAATAAGATCATATGACGTAAGGTCCGCTGGAAGAGGTTCTGCGTCCAATTGCAACGTCTGAAGATCGGCCTGTAGTTCAGATGGTAATACTTGTGTTGACGGGAATAAATTTGGTACAGGCTAAAGTAAATAGAAAAGAATTCGTTATTTACTAGTAGTGAAAATGTAATATGTGCAAATTTTCAGCCATTTGCTACTGTTTGAAGGCTGAAAGTGGATCAGACTATATTAAACTATTGCATGCATAGTGtatcttagaaaaaaaattcaatagaaTGAATGTAAACTTACAGTGATAGATGCGTTGTAAGCATTTCTGCTCAAAAATTCCAGCAACTTTTCCTTAGCCTCTTTTTCAGCAATTCGAGCACGTAGCAGTTCATCTTTCAGTTTTTCGGCTTCAGCTGCTCGTCGTTCCGATTCTTGAACTAATCTCTCTGTAAGAAGCTCAGCTTCACGAGTTTTTCTCTCTAGGTGaactttttcttcctccgttTTCATATTATTAAGTCGTATACGAGTTATCTCTTGTTCTGCTTCCGTTGCCTTTTGGCTTAAAAGCATAGCTTCTTCCTCAGCAACGCGACTCTTCTCTGCTAACAGATCTGCTGTCTCTTCAGATCTTCTCTGTAATAAGAAGTATGGTGAGACAAGTAATTTGTTGCCATTACCACTTGTTGTTAACAGAATAGGTAATTGGCTAACAAATCTTTAACACCCAAAAAAATGTTACCAATGCTTCGTTGGCAAGTCTTATTTCTTCTTGATACTGTAACAACCGTTGTTCCATTGCTGCCTTTTCTCTTTCTGCAGCTTCTCTTAACTGTTTTTCCCGGGCCAGTTTGTTTCTTTCGATCTGCCTcctacatgtaaaataattcgtATCAATATGAAAAACAACGACACTCTGGGACAACATTAGTACAAACAAAGAACACAATATACCAATTGTGTTAGAAAACCTGTTAGGAAATAGAACACACGTGTTAAGTGTTATGCAGAAGCACTGATTAGATCATTCCTTAAACAAATACTTTTGTACTATTTTGTTGAATACATGCCACATgtgtttttatctttttcctAATTACTGCTGCGCAATATAATGTTGCAAATGTATTTGAGGTCAAGGTTAAATGACTGAATCAAACAAATGCAAGTTCGAGATTTACAGGTTCTGCTCCATGGATCAATAACTAGACgaattttcctctttcaaaataaaatatataaatattataataagtTCTTTATGGTATATGTTAAAATATTCAGAACGGAACacagtttgaaaaacatcAAGAGTTATGATGCAGAAATGACcgttgttatatttgtgagCTGAAAATAAGCTTTCCAGGTACATGACAAATTGTACCAACtaatatgtgaaataaaaataattgtgtgCTAAGAAATACAATTCTGAAAAGTATTAATTTAGGAATGATGCAAAAGCTAATGGTACATACAAAAGTCTCGATAATCTTATGCTTACCTAGATTTCTCTTCCTTGGCCTGTGCTTTCATTTGCTGTACCTCCATTGAGTCTGGTTTACGGCGACGCATGAAGAGGTCGTGGTTGCCAATGCACAAGTCCAGAATCTTAACAAATAAGAACCGTGCGGCTTTTTCACTACAATGCTCGTCGACCCCTATAGCTACCAAGCCCTTCACCCAGCTGCCAACATGTGACTGTTTTTTTACCAGTTTGTTCATGCGAACTTTCTGCGAGAAGAAGACAAAGTTCGGTGACGACTTCTCTACAGGTTTGATTACAAACTTCTTGTCATCGAAGCTGATATGCCGGATCTCTGACCAAGTGAAAGTTGTCTTAGGTGCCAGCTTATTCTCCTTCTCATAGATGTTCAACCCAAGTGCTGTAACACCGAGCCACAAGTCCGTTTCCTTCTTGTTCtaaaatgaagagaaaagtGCTGTTATTTGCCACATATAAAaggtgtcaaatttttttttatgatcaCTACAAATCGAACATGTAGATGGACTGAAGGATGCTTGAAGAGACTTAGGCTATAGAGTTTATCTGTTGCCGCTTTGTAGTTGATTTGCCAATGGTCCATGAATTTGAAGAAGTAGAGTTATGCACTTGCCCAATTTATCAAACATACAATATTTTCTGTCTTTGAGAATACGTCGGTAAGTATTAAATGAATTATATCTTTCATACTTACGCTAATAGGAAAATAGTTGACGCCATACATATCCAGATCTTGGGCAATCTTTAGATATTCCATTTCAGCCTCGTCACGAGACATTCCACGGTGATCAGCGTACCAAATCTTGATTCTATCTTCCCACATTTCAGGAGTCATTTGATATTGGTCAATCACTCGTTGTGGCAGAAGATCTTCGCTAGCCAGCATTCCTGGCCGGTATGATACCTCGTCGTAATCACCATACtaggtttaatataataacaCCCACAGGTATTCATTATCAATATAGTGATGATACATTTTGACATCTCCTCGACAGATTTtactcaatatttttacactcTGGACTTCTTCAGCAGTTTTAAAGGTGCTTTGTAAGCGAGGCAATCTCAAAGTGAGAAAACCTGATATACGAACCAGATAGTAATAAACTGTGAACAACACGTTACTAAAAATCACACTAgttaacaataaaaatttcgattacCTTCGCTTGCACGGCATACGACGCAAGTAGTACAGAGGCTTCAGGTGGACAGTAAATATCCATAGACAAAATGGCTTGCTTCACTTGCAAAAAGAACAAGTGTTGCGTTACCTCTTGAACAAGTTCCTCAGCCACATCTTCAGGGtagaattttgcgagaaaCATAAACGGCGTCGTTGGTTGTTGTGAAATTCCTTGGTCCTGGACTAGAAATTTATACATAGATGAAGTG
The Neodiprion lecontei isolate iyNeoLeco1 chromosome 3, iyNeoLeco1.1, whole genome shotgun sequence DNA segment above includes these coding regions:
- the LOC107223173 gene encoding merlin isoform X1 — its product is MKDKMPPFRRKKSGKSFPVKVCTLDAELEFNLEWRATGRDLFDLVCRTIGLRETWYFGLQYEDAKGFISWLKLDKKVQDQGISQQPTTPFMFLAKFYPEDVAEELVQEVTQHLFFLQVKQAILSMDIYCPPEASVLLASYAVQAKYGDYDEVSYRPGMLASEDLLPQRVIDQYQMTPEMWEDRIKIWYADHRGMSRDEAEMEYLKIAQDLDMYGVNYFPISNKKETDLWLGVTALGLNIYEKENKLAPKTTFTWSEIRHISFDDKKFVIKPVEKSSPNFVFFSQKVRMNKLVKKQSHVGSWVKGLVAIGVDEHCSEKAARFLFVKILDLCIGNHDLFMRRRKPDSMEVQQMKAQAKEEKSRRQIERNKLAREKQLREAAEREKAAMEQRLLQYQEEIRLANEALRRSEETADLLAEKSRVAEEEAMLLSQKATEAEQEITRIRLNNMKTEEEKVHLERKTREAELLTERLVQESERRAAEAEKLKDELLRARIAEKEAKEKLLEFLSRNAYNASITPVPNLFPSTQVLPSELQADLQTLQLDAEPLPADLTSYDLIADGDVDQLSLEIEKERVDYWEKSKHLQEQLRELRSEIEVMKVGEKQCELDQLHEEQVRLGENKYSTLKKVKSGSTKARVAFFEEL
- the LOC107223173 gene encoding merlin isoform X2; the encoded protein is MKDKMPPFRRKKSGKSFPVKVCTLDAELEFNLEWRATGRDLFDLVCRTIGLRETWYFGLQYEDAKGFISWLKLDKKVQDQGISQQPTTPFMFLAKFYPEDVAEELVQEVTQHLFFLQVKQAILSMDIYCPPEASVLLASYAVQAKYGDYDEVSYRPGMLASEDLLPQRVIDQYQMTPEMWEDRIKIWYADHRGMSRDEAEMEYLKIAQDLDMYGVNYFPISNKKETDLWLGVTALGLNIYEKENKLAPKTTFTWSEIRHISFDDKKFVIKPVEKSSPNFVFFSQKVRMNKLILDLCIGNHDLFMRRRKPDSMEVQQMKAQAKEEKSRRQIERNKLAREKQLREAAEREKAAMEQRLLQYQEEIRLANEALRRSEETADLLAEKSRVAEEEAMLLSQKATEAEQEITRIRLNNMKTEEEKVHLERKTREAELLTERLVQESERRAAEAEKLKDELLRARIAEKEAKEKLLEFLSRNAYNASITPVPNLFPSTQVLPSELQADLQTLQLDAEPLPADLTSYDLIADGDVDQLSLEIEKERVDYWEKSKHLQEQLRELRSEIEVMKVGEKQCELDQLHEEQVRLGENKYSTLKKVKSGSTKARVAFFEEL